From Acidovorax sp. FHTAMBA, one genomic window encodes:
- the narH gene encoding nitrate reductase subunit beta — MKIRAQIGMVLNLDKCIGCHTCSVTCKNVWTSRPGMEYAWFNNVETKPGIGYPKEWENQDKWNGGWVRNPDGSIAPRQGGKWKLLMRIFANPNLPQIDDYYEPFTFDYDHLQSAPESKAAPTARPRSLITGKRMEKIEWGPNWEEILGGEFSKRSKDKNFDDVQKDIYGQFENTFMMYLPRLCEHCLNPACVASCPSGSIYKREEDGIVLIDQDKCRGWRMCVSGCPYKKIYYNWQSGKAEKCIFCYPRIEAGQPTVCSETCVGRIRYLGVLLYDADRIQEAASVERDRDLYQAQLDIFLNPNDPDVIKQARIDGIPDSWMEAARNSPVYKMAVDWKVALPLHPEYRTLPMVWYVPPLSPITAAANAGHVGVNGEIPDVSQLRIPVQYLANLLTAGDTGPVVRALERMLAMRTYQRDKHVEQRQNLSVLKQAGLSMAEVEEMYHVMAIANYEDRFVIPSAHREYAENAFDIRGGCGFSFGNGCSDGATETSMFGGKKPRTIPIKATV; from the coding sequence ATGAAAATTCGCGCACAAATCGGCATGGTGCTGAACCTGGACAAGTGCATCGGTTGCCACACCTGTTCCGTCACCTGCAAGAACGTCTGGACCAGCCGTCCCGGGATGGAATATGCCTGGTTCAACAACGTGGAGACCAAGCCCGGCATTGGCTACCCCAAGGAATGGGAAAACCAGGACAAGTGGAACGGCGGCTGGGTACGCAACCCCGACGGCTCCATCGCCCCCCGCCAGGGCGGCAAGTGGAAGCTGCTCATGCGCATCTTCGCCAACCCCAACCTGCCGCAGATCGACGACTACTACGAGCCCTTCACGTTCGACTACGACCATCTGCAGTCGGCTCCGGAAAGCAAGGCCGCCCCCACGGCCCGCCCGCGCAGCCTGATCACCGGCAAGCGCATGGAGAAGATCGAGTGGGGCCCGAACTGGGAGGAAATCCTGGGCGGCGAGTTCAGCAAGCGCAGCAAGGACAAGAACTTCGACGATGTGCAAAAGGACATCTACGGCCAGTTCGAAAACACCTTCATGATGTACCTGCCGCGCCTGTGCGAGCACTGCCTGAACCCGGCGTGCGTGGCATCGTGCCCCAGCGGTTCGATCTACAAGCGCGAGGAAGACGGCATCGTGCTGATCGACCAGGACAAGTGCCGCGGCTGGCGCATGTGCGTCAGCGGCTGCCCCTACAAGAAGATCTACTACAACTGGCAGTCGGGCAAGGCCGAGAAGTGCATCTTCTGCTATCCCCGCATCGAGGCGGGCCAGCCCACCGTGTGCTCCGAGACCTGCGTGGGGCGTATCCGGTATCTCGGCGTGCTGCTGTATGACGCAGACCGCATCCAGGAAGCCGCCAGCGTGGAGCGCGACCGCGACCTGTACCAGGCCCAGCTCGATATCTTCCTGAACCCCAACGATCCCGACGTCATCAAGCAGGCGCGCATCGACGGCATTCCGGACAGCTGGATGGAAGCGGCCCGTAACAGCCCCGTCTACAAGATGGCCGTGGACTGGAAGGTCGCCCTGCCCCTGCACCCCGAATACCGCACGCTGCCCATGGTCTGGTATGTGCCACCGCTGTCGCCCATCACGGCGGCTGCCAACGCCGGCCATGTGGGTGTGAATGGCGAGATCCCGGACGTGTCGCAGCTGCGCATCCCCGTGCAGTACCTGGCCAACCTGCTCACCGCCGGTGACACCGGGCCCGTGGTGCGGGCGCTGGAGCGCATGCTGGCCATGCGCACCTACCAGCGCGACAAGCATGTGGAGCAGCGCCAGAACCTGTCGGTGCTCAAGCAGGCCGGCCTGTCGATGGCGGAGGTGGAAGAGATGTACCACGTGATGGCAATTGCCAATTACGAAGATCGCTTCGTGATCCCGTCGGCCCACCGCGAATATGCTGAAAACGCTTTCGACATCCGGGGCGGTTGTGGCTTCTCGTTTGGCAACGGTTGCTCCGATGGCGCCACCGAGACCAGCATGTTCGGCGGCAAGAAGCCCCGCACAATCCCGATCAAGGCCACGGTCTGA
- the narJ gene encoding nitrate reductase molybdenum cofactor assembly chaperone — translation MFKKNPTSVRLTLRALGYLLSYPDAQLRTVMPQLIDALQTEQALSADRMDELKAVCEHLAALDPLEAEARYVDNFDRGRQTSLHLFEHVHGDSRDRGPALIDLMQTYEKAGLQFEAEELPDHLPVVLEFASTQPPEVAREFLGEMAHILNALFSALVARNSPYASVIAAVLEVAGQRVQSVALTPEPPMDEVWAEPEAFGGCSTQGQSRPDQPQPVHFVRNARTERAPEGVSA, via the coding sequence ATGTTCAAGAAGAACCCGACCTCCGTGCGCCTGACCCTGCGCGCCCTGGGCTACCTGCTGAGTTACCCCGACGCGCAGCTGCGCACCGTGATGCCGCAGCTCATCGACGCCTTGCAGACCGAACAGGCCCTCTCGGCAGACCGGATGGACGAGCTGAAGGCAGTGTGCGAGCACCTGGCCGCACTCGACCCGCTGGAAGCCGAAGCCCGCTATGTGGACAACTTCGACCGCGGCCGCCAGACCTCGCTGCACCTGTTCGAGCATGTGCACGGCGACTCGCGCGACCGGGGCCCGGCGCTCATTGACCTGATGCAGACCTATGAAAAAGCCGGTCTGCAGTTCGAGGCCGAAGAGCTGCCCGACCACCTGCCCGTGGTGCTGGAGTTCGCATCCACCCAGCCGCCCGAGGTGGCCAGGGAGTTTCTGGGCGAAATGGCCCACATCCTGAACGCCTTGTTCAGCGCATTGGTCGCGCGCAATAGCCCCTATGCCAGCGTGATCGCTGCGGTGCTCGAAGTTGCCGGGCAGCGTGTGCAGTCGGTGGCGCTCACCCCCGAGCCGCCCATGGACGAGGTCTGGGCCGAGCCCGAAGCGTTTGGTGGTTGCAGCACGCAGGGCCAGTCCAGGCCCGACCAGCCGCAACCGGTGCATTTTGTTCGTAACGCCCGCACCGAGCGGGCTCCAGAAGGAGTCTCAGCATGA
- the narI gene encoding respiratory nitrate reductase subunit gamma — protein MTAWLDTLLFGIYPYICLAVFFIGSWVRFDRDQYTWKSDSSQLLRTGSLRWGSNLFHIGVLYLFFGHTFGMLTPHFVYEAFISAGTKQIIAMVTGGIAGVLALIGLSILLHRRLSDPRIRATSKTSDILILVLLWLQLALGLATIPLSAQHLDGSMMMKLAEWAQRVVTFRSGGVELLAEAGWIFKAHMFLGMTIFLVFPFTRLVHVWSGFGTLAYLLRPYQVVRARRMNLPAGHMQSQDRRA, from the coding sequence ATGACCGCCTGGCTTGATACCCTGTTGTTTGGCATTTATCCCTATATCTGCCTGGCCGTCTTTTTCATTGGCAGCTGGGTGCGGTTTGACCGCGACCAGTACACATGGAAGAGCGATTCGTCGCAGCTGCTGCGCACCGGCAGCCTGCGCTGGGGCAGCAACCTGTTCCACATCGGCGTGCTGTACCTGTTCTTCGGGCATACCTTTGGCATGCTCACGCCACACTTCGTGTACGAGGCCTTCATCAGCGCTGGCACCAAGCAGATCATTGCCATGGTGACGGGCGGTATCGCGGGTGTGCTGGCCTTAATCGGCCTGTCCATCCTGCTGCACCGCCGCCTGTCGGACCCGCGCATCCGCGCCACCTCCAAGACCAGCGACATCCTGATCCTGGTGTTGTTGTGGTTGCAACTGGCGCTGGGCCTGGCCACCATTCCACTGTCTGCCCAGCATCTGGACGGTTCCATGATGATGAAACTGGCCGAGTGGGCCCAGCGCGTGGTGACCTTCCGCAGCGGTGGTGTGGAGTTGCTTGCAGAAGCCGGCTGGATCTTCAAGGCCCATATGTTCCTGGGCATGACGATCTTCCTGGTCTTCCCGTTCACACGACTCGTGCATGTGTGGAGCGGCTTCGGCACCCTGGCATACCTGCTGCGCCCTTACCAGGTGGTGCGTGCGCGCCGAATGAACCTTCCGGCCGGCCACATGCAGTCGCAGGACCGCCGCGCCTGA
- a CDS encoding peptidylprolyl isomerase, with the protein MAARQFDAVSPGGAVAGIARINGIALNAANELLDEETLRQRACTELLRQAAQQAGLLSADDVPGVQGAISAEASHAIEQLLDRELQVPEPSEEACRRYHDAHPAAHAQGERVQLRHVLFAVTPGVDVKQLRLRAEAMLIELRCADDGGAKFSEAAAQWSNCPSGQQGGDLGWLTRGDCAPEFAREVFGSAEIGVLARLVHSRFGLHVVEVVARDPGQQPAFEEVRQAIALTLRQQTWVNALRQYLQLLAGAAVVEGVALDAADSPLVQ; encoded by the coding sequence ATGGCTGCACGGCAGTTCGATGCCGTGAGCCCCGGCGGTGCTGTGGCAGGGATAGCGCGCATCAACGGCATCGCCCTCAATGCAGCCAACGAGCTGCTCGATGAAGAAACCCTGCGCCAGCGGGCCTGCACCGAGCTGCTGCGCCAGGCCGCCCAGCAGGCGGGTTTGCTTTCTGCGGATGATGTTCCGGGTGTTCAAGGGGCAATCAGCGCCGAGGCGTCCCATGCCATCGAGCAGCTGCTGGACCGCGAACTGCAGGTTCCGGAGCCGTCGGAAGAGGCTTGTCGCCGATACCACGATGCTCACCCTGCAGCGCATGCGCAGGGCGAGCGTGTTCAGTTGCGCCATGTGCTTTTTGCCGTGACGCCGGGTGTGGATGTGAAACAACTGCGCCTGCGCGCCGAGGCCATGCTGATCGAGCTGCGCTGTGCGGACGATGGAGGGGCAAAGTTCTCCGAGGCGGCGGCGCAGTGGTCCAACTGCCCGAGTGGCCAGCAGGGCGGAGACCTGGGCTGGCTCACCCGTGGGGACTGCGCGCCCGAGTTTGCCCGCGAAGTGTTTGGCAGTGCCGAGATCGGCGTGCTGGCACGTCTGGTGCACAGCCGTTTTGGCTTGCATGTGGTGGAGGTGGTAGCGCGCGACCCGGGGCAGCAGCCCGCGTTCGAGGAAGTGCGCCAGGCTATCGCACTCACGCTGCGCCAGCAGACGTGGGTGAATGCCTTGCGCCAGTACCTGCAGCTGCTGGCGGGCGCTGCCGTGGTGGAAGGCGTTGCACTGGATGCGGCCGATTCGCCCCTGGTGCAGTAA
- a CDS encoding carbonic anhydrase, which translates to MPDELLDRLRRFHDDAFPQYREQFKTLVDEGQHPTTLFIGCSDSRLVPYLLTGAGPGELFLVRNVGAFVPPYDGSHGHHGTTAAIEFAVLNLHVSRIVVCGHSHCGAIKAMYGEVSPEAPNLDRWLDLGREALLPMQVGPEVLRRTEQRAVVLQLERLMEYPMVRSRVQSGQISLHGWHYVIEEGEVHVFDVKTGGFVPASRADNSGTGPYHPYVEHDGQVLLDEL; encoded by the coding sequence ATGCCCGACGAATTGCTTGACCGATTGCGCCGCTTTCACGACGACGCGTTTCCCCAGTACCGCGAGCAGTTCAAGACGCTGGTGGATGAGGGGCAGCATCCCACCACCCTGTTTATCGGCTGCTCCGACTCGCGCCTGGTGCCCTACCTGCTGACTGGCGCGGGCCCGGGTGAGCTGTTTCTGGTGCGCAACGTGGGGGCCTTTGTGCCGCCTTACGACGGCTCACACGGCCACCACGGCACCACGGCGGCCATCGAGTTCGCGGTGCTCAACCTGCACGTCAGCCGCATCGTCGTGTGCGGCCACAGTCACTGTGGGGCTATCAAGGCGATGTATGGTGAGGTTTCGCCCGAGGCGCCCAACCTGGACCGATGGCTGGACCTGGGGCGCGAAGCCCTGCTGCCCATGCAGGTGGGGCCCGAGGTGCTGCGGCGCACCGAGCAGCGCGCCGTGGTGCTGCAGCTGGAGCGCCTGATGGAGTACCCCATGGTGCGCAGCCGGGTGCAGTCGGGTCAGATCAGCCTGCACGGCTGGCACTATGTGATCGAAGAAGGAGAAGTGCATGTGTTTGATGTCAAGACGGGCGGCTTCGTGCCGGCCTCGCGGGCTGACAACAGCGGCACCGGTCCTTACCACCCGTATGTGGAGCACGACGGGCAGGTACTTCTGGACGAGCTTTGA
- a CDS encoding LAGLIDADG family homing endonuclease: MKREPQPPLKPTAPLQPISLDVLREKYLKPGETTADELYQRVARALASVEKPELREKYEVLFLANLKAGAIGAGRIMSAAGTDIQATLINCFVQPVGDCIQGVDDEGFPGIYEALREAAETMRRGGGVGYDFSRIRPKGAQVKATASMASGPCSYMNVFDQSCSTVESAGARRGAQMGVLRIDHPDVHEFITAKRTPGRWNNFNVSVGVSDEFIQAVQNNAPWELVHKARPGATLLAQGARQRADGLWVYATVPARELWDTIMKSAYDFAEPGILFLGRINEDNNLHYCEDIAATNPCVTADTWVMTSEGPAQVADLVGKPFAAVVDGRAYRVESQGFFKTGTKPVLELQTRDGHSLRLTADHRVRRVARKTRYCLEVEWTPAAQLQPGDEVLLHDHRAFAGWGGAGTQEEGYLLGLLIGDGTLKADKAVISVWAPELKAVGQGTMAFAATGADGIMRAATAAAATLPHRADFKGFQRPVAGRGEVRLASAALWKLAHEMGMAPGHKIITATMEKQSSAFAQGLLSGLFDADGSVQGTQDKGVSVRLSQSDDALLQTVQRMLVRMGIVSTLYRNRRIAGTRDLPNGKGSMQSYLTRAQHELVISGDNLELFAERVGFCDTEKSARLQEGLAQYQRALNRERFTATVQALVDAGMEDVYDVTVADVHAFDANGLVVHNCGEQPLPSYGCCDLGPIILTRFVRHPFGFGGVAAFDFDAFTQAVALQVRALDNVLDVTYWPLPQQRDEAMAKRRIGVGFTGMGNTLAMLCLRYDLPEGRTMAARIAECMRDAAYAASVDLAREKGVFPKFDARGYLAEGTFASRLPESLKAAIHQHGIRNSHLLSIAPTGTVSLAFADNASNGIEPPFSWMYKRKKRESDGSTSEYAVEDHAWRLYRELGGDVNVLPDYFVSALAMPAEGHIAMMEAVQPFVDTAISKTVNIPADYPYEGFKDLYLQAWRAKLKGLATYRPNSILGSVLETHAEAAPAPAAVAAPAPAAPPVDPMRTVIESRPQGGLSAVAEKLEYWTQEGHKTLYLIVSFLPVPTGVGNGTVDRAIEFFMPVGQSGESQQWITSSMRMLSLAARGGFLERALSDMRKVAWDRGPVRLGTHRKDDGTLVPMWHDSEVAAMAFAIQNILARRVSDPVQQQLPLDEPAPSPLAVPQAMAGKKCTECGAHAVIRKDGCDYCTQCGHLGSCG, encoded by the coding sequence ATGAAACGCGAACCCCAGCCCCCCCTCAAACCTACCGCCCCCCTGCAGCCCATCAGCCTGGATGTTCTGCGGGAGAAATACCTCAAACCCGGCGAAACCACGGCCGACGAGCTGTACCAGCGCGTGGCGCGGGCCCTGGCCTCGGTCGAAAAGCCGGAGCTGCGAGAAAAATACGAGGTCCTGTTCCTTGCCAACCTCAAGGCCGGCGCCATCGGTGCGGGCCGCATCATGAGCGCAGCGGGCACCGATATCCAGGCCACGCTCATCAACTGCTTCGTGCAGCCCGTGGGCGACTGCATCCAGGGCGTGGACGATGAGGGCTTTCCGGGCATCTACGAAGCCCTGCGCGAGGCGGCCGAGACCATGCGTCGTGGCGGTGGCGTGGGCTACGACTTCTCCCGCATCCGTCCCAAGGGCGCGCAGGTGAAGGCCACAGCCTCCATGGCCTCGGGGCCGTGCAGCTACATGAACGTGTTCGACCAGTCCTGCTCAACCGTGGAAAGCGCGGGCGCACGCCGGGGCGCGCAGATGGGCGTGCTGCGCATCGACCATCCCGATGTGCACGAGTTCATCACTGCCAAGCGCACGCCCGGCCGCTGGAACAACTTCAACGTGTCGGTGGGTGTGTCGGACGAGTTCATCCAGGCCGTTCAGAACAACGCACCGTGGGAGCTGGTGCACAAGGCCCGCCCCGGCGCCACCCTGCTGGCCCAGGGAGCCCGCCAGCGCGCCGATGGCCTGTGGGTGTATGCCACCGTGCCCGCGCGCGAGTTGTGGGACACGATCATGAAGTCGGCCTACGATTTTGCCGAGCCGGGCATCCTGTTTTTGGGGCGCATCAACGAAGACAACAACCTGCATTACTGCGAAGACATTGCGGCGACCAACCCCTGCGTCACTGCCGACACCTGGGTGATGACCTCCGAGGGCCCGGCGCAAGTGGCCGACCTGGTGGGCAAGCCGTTTGCTGCCGTGGTGGACGGGCGTGCCTACCGCGTGGAAAGCCAGGGGTTCTTCAAAACGGGCACCAAGCCTGTGCTGGAGCTGCAAACCCGCGATGGGCACTCGCTGCGCCTGACGGCAGACCACCGTGTGCGCCGCGTGGCGCGCAAAACCCGTTATTGCCTTGAGGTGGAATGGACGCCAGCAGCTCAACTACAGCCTGGCGATGAGGTGCTGCTTCACGACCACCGGGCTTTTGCGGGCTGGGGCGGTGCGGGAACGCAGGAGGAGGGCTACCTGCTCGGCCTGTTGATTGGCGACGGAACGCTCAAGGCAGACAAGGCCGTGATTTCGGTGTGGGCCCCTGAACTCAAAGCCGTGGGGCAGGGCACCATGGCTTTCGCCGCCACCGGGGCGGACGGCATCATGCGGGCCGCCACCGCGGCGGCGGCCACGTTGCCGCACCGTGCGGATTTCAAAGGGTTTCAGCGCCCTGTGGCGGGGCGTGGCGAGGTTCGCCTGGCCAGTGCGGCGCTGTGGAAGCTCGCACATGAGATGGGCATGGCGCCAGGTCACAAGATCATCACGGCCACCATGGAGAAGCAATCTTCTGCCTTTGCGCAGGGGCTGCTGTCGGGGTTGTTCGACGCCGACGGCTCGGTGCAGGGTACGCAGGACAAAGGGGTGAGTGTGCGTTTGTCGCAGAGCGACGATGCGCTGTTGCAAACCGTGCAACGCATGCTTGTGCGCATGGGGATTGTGTCCACGCTATACCGGAACCGCCGCATTGCGGGAACGCGCGACTTGCCCAATGGCAAAGGCAGCATGCAGTCCTACCTCACCCGGGCGCAGCATGAGCTGGTCATCAGTGGTGACAACCTTGAGTTGTTTGCCGAGCGTGTCGGCTTTTGCGACACGGAGAAATCAGCGCGCCTGCAGGAAGGGCTGGCGCAATACCAGCGTGCGCTCAATCGCGAACGCTTTACCGCTACTGTGCAGGCGCTGGTCGATGCGGGAATGGAGGATGTGTACGACGTCACCGTGGCTGATGTGCATGCCTTCGATGCCAATGGCCTGGTGGTCCACAACTGTGGCGAGCAGCCACTCCCGTCGTATGGCTGCTGTGACCTGGGGCCCATCATCCTCACCCGCTTTGTGCGCCACCCCTTCGGTTTTGGGGGTGTGGCCGCGTTTGACTTTGACGCATTCACCCAGGCCGTGGCGCTGCAGGTGCGCGCGCTCGACAACGTGCTCGATGTGACCTACTGGCCCTTGCCGCAGCAGCGCGACGAGGCCATGGCCAAGCGGCGCATTGGCGTGGGTTTTACCGGCATGGGCAACACGCTGGCCATGCTGTGCCTGCGCTACGACCTGCCCGAGGGCCGCACGATGGCGGCACGCATTGCCGAGTGCATGCGCGATGCGGCCTATGCCGCATCGGTGGACCTGGCGCGCGAGAAAGGCGTGTTCCCGAAGTTCGACGCCAGGGGCTATCTGGCCGAAGGCACCTTCGCCAGCCGCCTGCCGGAGTCGCTCAAGGCGGCCATCCACCAGCACGGCATCCGCAACAGCCACCTGCTGTCCATCGCGCCCACGGGCACGGTGAGCCTGGCCTTTGCCGACAACGCCTCCAACGGCATCGAACCACCGTTTTCGTGGATGTACAAGCGCAAAAAGCGCGAGTCCGACGGCAGCACCTCCGAATACGCGGTGGAAGACCACGCCTGGCGCCTGTACCGCGAGCTGGGCGGCGATGTCAATGTGTTGCCGGACTATTTCGTCTCGGCCCTCGCCATGCCCGCCGAAGGCCACATCGCCATGATGGAGGCCGTGCAGCCCTTTGTGGACACCGCCATTTCCAAAACCGTCAACATTCCCGCCGACTATCCGTACGAAGGGTTCAAGGACCTGTATCTGCAGGCCTGGCGCGCCAAGCTCAAGGGCCTGGCCACCTACCGGCCCAACAGCATTCTGGGTTCGGTACTCGAAACGCATGCAGAAGCTGCACCAGCGCCTGCTGCCGTGGCAGCGCCCGCGCCCGCCGCGCCGCCTGTGGACCCCATGCGCACCGTGATCGAAAGCCGCCCACAAGGGGGCCTCTCGGCGGTGGCAGAGAAGCTTGAATACTGGACGCAGGAAGGCCACAAGACCCTGTACCTCATCGTGTCCTTCCTGCCCGTGCCCACCGGCGTGGGCAACGGTACGGTGGACCGCGCCATCGAGTTCTTCATGCCCGTGGGCCAGAGCGGCGAGTCGCAGCAGTGGATCACGTCCAGCATGCGCATGCTGTCTCTGGCGGCACGGGGCGGCTTTCTGGAGCGGGCGCTGTCGGACATGCGCAAGGTCGCCTGGGACCGCGGCCCGGTGCGTCTGGGCACACACCGCAAGGACGACGGCACGCTGGTGCCCATGTGGCACGACTCCGAAGTGGCGGCCATGGCCTTCGCCATCCAGAATATTCTGGCGCGCCGTGTGTCCGACCCGGTGCAGCAGCAACTGCCGCTGGATGAACCCGCACCCTCACCCCTGGCGGTGCCGCAGGCCATGGCGGGCAAAAAATGCACCGAGTGCGGAGCCCATGCCGTGATACGCAAGGACGGGTGTGACTACTGCACCCAGTGCGGCCATCTGGGAAGCTGTGGGTGA
- a CDS encoding NnrS family protein has translation MTQARPSIPIRTASGKPSAQALAQMDKRWRWRYVMLAPHRLGFLLAMVVLVASGVWWALVQLDRSTAWLGMSAAVSPTLAHSAVMAFGFIPLFFSGFLFTAGPKWLGVQPLPVQTLQYPLLAQALGWLLWLAGAYLQAWVAYGGLALACAGLLWMSARFWGLVRLSRAQDQLHARVIACACALGSVSLAGLWLSLVGGQGALARVWVFTGLWGFVVVVYVTVAHRMIPFFTSSAMPMVQSWRPFWVLWLMLAAALMQVLAAWLEWAGVSASRAGPVWGLLHGTLQLAVGGILIWLAVVWGLVQSLKNKLLAMLHIGFLWLGVAFLLGGAAQWLAWGLGLGGLALGALHGLTMGCLASLMLAMVTRVSCGHSGRALVADRIAWSLFWLLQVCTVLRIAATVPGVPGAVTLWLLPLAAVLWAGTMGVWGTRLGRWYGCLRADGRPG, from the coding sequence GTGACCCAGGCACGGCCCTCCATCCCTATCCGCACGGCTTCGGGCAAACCCTCCGCGCAGGCGCTTGCGCAGATGGACAAACGCTGGCGCTGGCGTTATGTGATGCTGGCGCCCCACCGGCTGGGCTTCTTGCTGGCGATGGTGGTGCTGGTGGCTTCCGGCGTGTGGTGGGCGCTGGTGCAGCTCGATCGCTCTACAGCATGGCTGGGGATGTCGGCCGCGGTGTCGCCCACGCTGGCGCACTCCGCGGTGATGGCGTTTGGTTTTATTCCGCTGTTCTTTTCAGGCTTTCTGTTCACCGCAGGCCCCAAGTGGCTGGGCGTGCAGCCCTTGCCGGTACAGACGCTGCAATACCCGCTGTTGGCGCAGGCGCTGGGCTGGCTGCTGTGGCTCGCAGGCGCGTACCTGCAGGCGTGGGTGGCTTATGGCGGGCTCGCGCTGGCGTGCGCGGGGCTGTTGTGGATGAGCGCGCGGTTCTGGGGCCTTGTGCGGTTGAGCCGGGCGCAAGACCAGCTGCACGCGCGTGTGATTGCCTGTGCGTGTGCGCTGGGGTCCGTCAGCCTGGCGGGTTTGTGGCTGAGCCTGGTCGGCGGGCAGGGGGCGCTGGCGCGCGTCTGGGTGTTCACGGGGCTCTGGGGGTTTGTGGTCGTGGTGTATGTGACGGTGGCGCACCGCATGATCCCGTTCTTCACGTCCAGCGCCATGCCCATGGTGCAGTCCTGGCGGCCGTTCTGGGTGCTGTGGCTCATGCTGGCGGCAGCGTTGATGCAGGTGCTGGCCGCGTGGCTGGAGTGGGCGGGAGTTTCCGCCAGCCGGGCGGGGCCTGTCTGGGGGCTGTTGCATGGCACGCTGCAACTGGCGGTGGGGGGTATCCTGATCTGGCTTGCCGTGGTGTGGGGGCTGGTGCAAAGCCTCAAGAACAAGTTGCTGGCCATGCTGCACATCGGATTTCTGTGGCTGGGGGTTGCTTTTCTGCTCGGGGGCGCGGCGCAGTGGCTGGCCTGGGGGCTGGGCCTGGGCGGTCTGGCGCTGGGGGCGCTGCATGGGCTCACCATGGGGTGCCTGGCCTCGCTGATGCTGGCCATGGTCACGCGGGTCTCCTGCGGCCACAGCGGCCGCGCGTTGGTGGCCGACCGCATTGCGTGGTCGCTGTTCTGGCTGCTGCAGGTGTGCACCGTGCTGCGGATTGCCGCTACGGTGCCCGGTGTTCCCGGCGCTGTCACGCTCTGGCTCCTGCCGTTGGCTGCGGTGCTGTGGGCTGGCACCATGGGGGTCTGGGGTACACGCCTTGGCCGGTGGTATGGCTGCCTGCGGGCCGATGGTCGCCCGGGCTAA
- a CDS encoding nitroreductase, whose amino-acid sequence MAVIPWPLSPAAKTLPPAARPPVADDVAGMAAALIQSRQTILPKRLGAPGPGTTELAQILGAAAHAPDHGQILPWRFIVVPQASRPPLAEVFAQALLERDPGATTVQAEQAREKAYRAPVLLLAVVDAARGDADIDLAERTVSAGCAVQNMLLMATAQGYGSALTSGKALKSASLRALFRLAPSEHALCFISIGTVHSRKAARARPPAEAYVSTLDAQHGVVPGF is encoded by the coding sequence ATGGCTGTCATTCCCTGGCCTCTGAGCCCCGCTGCAAAAACACTGCCCCCGGCTGCACGCCCGCCGGTGGCTGACGATGTGGCGGGCATGGCGGCAGCGTTGATCCAGTCGCGCCAGACCATCTTGCCCAAGCGCCTGGGCGCCCCGGGCCCGGGCACCACCGAGCTGGCCCAGATTCTGGGGGCGGCGGCCCATGCGCCCGACCACGGCCAGATCCTGCCCTGGCGTTTCATCGTGGTTCCGCAAGCCTCGCGCCCGCCGCTGGCCGAGGTGTTTGCCCAGGCGTTGCTGGAGCGCGACCCTGGCGCTACGACCGTGCAGGCCGAGCAGGCGCGCGAAAAGGCCTACCGCGCTCCGGTGTTGCTGCTCGCCGTGGTCGATGCCGCGCGTGGCGATGCCGACATCGACCTGGCAGAGCGCACGGTTTCCGCGGGTTGCGCCGTGCAGAACATGCTGCTCATGGCCACGGCCCAGGGCTATGGTTCGGCATTGACCAGCGGCAAGGCGCTCAAGTCGGCCAGCCTGCGTGCGCTGTTCCGGCTCGCCCCGTCAGAGCATGCGCTGTGCTTCATCAGCATCGGCACCGTACATTCACGCAAGGCTGCGCGCGCGCGGCCGCCCGCTGAGGCCTATGTCAGCACGCTGGATGCCCAGCACGGCGTAGTGCCTGGTTTCTGA
- a CDS encoding ribonucleotide reductase subunit alpha translates to MDISSFDDLLQAARMQPEPQRLLFVFAAVELPDDATPAQRARFEAGQGGALVPLMCVDKTPQELPSFAALVEEARQFTAPGHDWAMVFAAAMSGTLNKAPTSADAEAPLQRMVDSIKAGAHGAYIPFDRQGQPVRFG, encoded by the coding sequence ATGGATATTTCCAGCTTTGACGATTTGCTCCAGGCCGCACGCATGCAGCCAGAACCCCAGCGCCTTCTGTTTGTTTTTGCAGCGGTGGAACTGCCCGACGACGCCACCCCTGCGCAGCGCGCACGCTTTGAAGCCGGGCAGGGCGGGGCGCTGGTGCCGCTGATGTGCGTGGACAAGACGCCGCAGGAGCTGCCATCCTTCGCTGCGCTGGTGGAGGAAGCGCGCCAGTTCACGGCGCCCGGCCACGACTGGGCCATGGTGTTTGCGGCTGCGATGTCGGGCACCCTGAACAAGGCGCCCACCAGCGCCGATGCCGAAGCACCGCTGCAGCGCATGGTGGATTCCATCAAGGCCGGCGCCCATGGCGCCTACATTCCGTTTGACCGCCAGGGCCAACCGGTGCGGTTTGGGTGA